One window of Candidatus Paceibacterota bacterium genomic DNA carries:
- a CDS encoding M50 family metallopeptidase, which produces MILLIFILCFGFLIMAHEFGHFLAAKKNGVKVEEFGIGFPPKIFGKKIGETVYSVNAIPIGGFVRILGEEGEARENNRSFAAKGLGQKISILVAGVGVNLLVAGLIFSLLFAVGFPMDVSNETLLPGQKAEIVITSIEKKSPAQIAGLKVGDVIWKVSNAKGQEFVPERITDFQTIVKENATSNLDLIIRRGSEIVTVKVSPRINHAEDVGPIGVSLMELAYYRYPFLRAIGEGFKHVAVLSQEMIVGLVQALKDWFVKKVTPQVTGPIGIASLSIQMAHIGWRYFFNFLAFLSTNLAIVNILPLPALDGGRVVLAIVEKIRKEPLSLKVVEAINGIGMLLLLGLSLVIALKDIIHLHLFSFLIK; this is translated from the coding sequence ATGATACTCTTAATTTTTATTTTGTGTTTCGGTTTTCTTATTATGGCTCATGAATTTGGCCATTTTCTAGCAGCCAAAAAAAATGGGGTCAAGGTGGAGGAATTTGGTATTGGTTTTCCTCCCAAAATATTCGGCAAAAAAATTGGTGAGACAGTTTACTCTGTTAATGCCATTCCTATCGGAGGTTTTGTGCGTATTCTAGGAGAAGAAGGGGAAGCTCGCGAAAATAATCGTAGTTTCGCCGCTAAAGGCCTTGGGCAAAAAATAAGCATTCTCGTTGCCGGGGTGGGCGTAAACCTATTAGTGGCCGGATTAATTTTTTCCCTTCTTTTTGCCGTTGGTTTTCCCATGGATGTTTCGAACGAAACTTTACTCCCTGGCCAAAAGGCAGAAATCGTTATTACTAGCATAGAAAAAAAGTCTCCCGCCCAAATAGCTGGATTGAAAGTGGGTGATGTTATTTGGAAGGTAAGTAATGCTAAGGGGCAAGAATTTGTTCCCGAGCGAATAACTGATTTCCAGACGATTGTGAAAGAAAACGCAACTTCTAATTTAGATTTAATTATTCGAAGGGGCAGCGAAATTGTAACTGTTAAAGTTAGCCCCAGGATTAATCATGCCGAGGATGTTGGTCCTATTGGAGTGTCTTTAATGGAGCTAGCTTATTACAGATATCCATTTTTGAGAGCTATTGGGGAGGGATTTAAACATGTGGCAGTTTTAAGCCAAGAAATGATTGTGGGTTTGGTTCAGGCCTTAAAAGATTGGTTTGTCAAAAAGGTGACTCCTCAAGTTACGGGGCCAATCGGAATAGCTTCATTAAGTATCCAAATGGCTCATATAGGTTGGCGTTACTTCTTTAACTTTTTAGCCTTCTTATCTACTAACCTAGCTATTGTGAATATTCTGCCTTTGCCAGCATTAGATGGGGGGCGCGTGGTTCTGGCTATAGTGGAAAAGATAAGAAAAGAGCCTTTGTCCCTAAAGGTTGTGGAAGCGATTAATGGGATTGGCATGCTTTTATTGTTGGGTCTTTCTTTGGTTATTGCCCTTAAAGATATAATCCATCTGCATTTGTTCTCATTCCTTATAAAATAA
- the lysS gene encoding lysine--tRNA ligase produces the protein MEKFKFLNFNFCPMPLEDLRQTRISKVTDLRKNNIDPYPAISHRQFDLSQVSERFDELEKSATTIITAGRIFSIRPHGKLVFMDLKDEKGELQLLLKADEIGEEKLKFWLDHLDIGDYVEIEGTVFITKVGEKTILAKTVTLLTKAIRPLPTQWYGLKDTETLLRKRYLDLIMNKETRELFYKKTIFWDAIREFLKKDNFLEVETPVLESIPGGADAEPFMTHYNALNKDFYLRISLELALKRLIVGGFERVFEIGRVFRNEGIDAQHLQDYTQMEFYWSYADYNKLMVFIEEMYKFVVERVMGSLVTTYNGINIDWSKPWPKVDYYELFKEKAGLDLKIATDTDLYNKASALKLNPASNLGKGRLIDLIYKKVCRPSLIQPCFLINHPIEVSPLAKSFFDDHNRTQRFQVLVAGAELGNGFSELNDPLDQRARFEEQMKLRESGDKEAQMIDEDFIEALEYGMPPTAGFGLSERFFSFIVDRPVRETVFFPATKNND, from the coding sequence GTGGAAAAATTCAAATTTTTAAACTTTAATTTTTGTCCTATGCCCCTAGAAGATTTAAGGCAAACTAGAATCTCTAAAGTCACTGATTTAAGAAAAAACAATATTGACCCCTATCCGGCTATTTCCCATAGACAGTTCGATTTATCCCAAGTCAGTGAGCGATTTGATGAATTAGAAAAATCTGCCACTACGATCATTACTGCTGGAAGAATTTTTTCGATTCGACCACATGGAAAGCTCGTTTTTATGGACCTTAAAGATGAAAAAGGGGAGTTACAATTGCTTCTCAAGGCAGATGAAATAGGCGAGGAGAAGCTAAAATTTTGGCTAGACCATTTAGATATAGGCGATTATGTAGAAATAGAGGGAACCGTTTTTATAACTAAAGTGGGTGAAAAAACCATTCTCGCCAAAACAGTTACTCTTTTAACGAAAGCGATACGACCATTACCTACTCAGTGGTATGGCTTAAAGGACACGGAAACACTCCTCAGGAAAAGGTATTTAGATTTGATTATGAATAAGGAGACCAGAGAATTGTTTTATAAGAAAACTATTTTTTGGGATGCTATCAGAGAGTTTCTCAAGAAAGATAATTTTTTAGAAGTAGAAACGCCTGTTTTAGAAAGTATCCCTGGCGGCGCCGACGCAGAGCCATTTATGACGCATTACAATGCTTTAAATAAGGATTTCTATTTAAGGATATCCTTGGAGCTAGCGCTTAAGAGATTGATTGTTGGCGGATTTGAAAGGGTTTTTGAAATTGGCAGAGTTTTCAGAAATGAGGGTATCGATGCGCAACACTTGCAGGACTATACTCAGATGGAATTTTATTGGTCTTATGCTGACTACAATAAACTGATGGTTTTTATCGAGGAGATGTATAAGTTTGTAGTGGAGAGGGTTATGGGTAGTTTAGTAACAACCTACAATGGTATAAATATCGATTGGTCTAAACCCTGGCCCAAAGTGGATTATTACGAATTATTTAAGGAGAAGGCTGGCTTAGACCTTAAAATTGCCACAGATACAGATTTATATAATAAAGCTAGCGCATTAAAACTTAATCCTGCCTCCAATTTGGGCAAAGGAAGGTTAATCGATTTAATCTATAAAAAAGTTTGTCGTCCTTCCTTAATCCAACCCTGTTTTTTAATTAACCACCCCATTGAAGTTTCTCCTTTAGCCAAATCATTTTTTGATGACCATAATAGGACCCAAAGATTTCAGGTATTAGTGGCTGGGGCCGAATTAGGCAATGGGTTTTCGGAACTTAATGACCCCTTAGACCAGAGAGCTAGATTTGAAGAACAAATGAAACTAAGGGAAAGCGGGGATAAAGAAGCTCAAATGATAGATGAAGATTTCATAGAAGCGCTTGAATACGGAATGCCACCTACGGCTGGTTTTGGTTTATCAGAAAGGTTTTTTTCCTTTATTGTTGATAGGCCAGTGAGGGAAACAGTGTTCTTTCCTGCCACCAAGAATAATGATTAG
- the greA gene encoding transcription elongation factor GreA, with protein sequence MALEPYYVTDEAYKKMKVEYEELIKHKRLELARRIQEAKELGDLSENSEYEEARTAQSFLEGRIEELSDLIRRATPIRNHRLDIITVGATVDVEDMTKKDKKTFMIVGVEEADPLTGKISNVSPLGKLLLGKSEGAVVKLKTPKGETTYKILKIK encoded by the coding sequence ATGGCACTGGAACCGTATTACGTTACTGATGAAGCCTACAAAAAGATGAAGGTTGAGTACGAAGAACTAATCAAGCATAAACGTCTAGAATTGGCGAGAAGGATTCAGGAGGCCAAAGAACTGGGCGATCTTTCTGAAAATTCTGAGTATGAAGAAGCGCGTACCGCTCAATCTTTTTTGGAGGGTAGAATTGAGGAATTGAGCGACCTTATTAGAAGGGCGACCCCTATTCGAAACCATCGGCTAGACATAATAACGGTGGGCGCTACTGTAGACGTTGAGGATATGACCAAAAAAGATAAAAAAACATTTATGATAGTAGGCGTAGAAGAGGCCGATCCTTTGACTGGCAAAATTTCTAATGTTTCTCCTCTGGGGAAGTTACTTTTAGGGAAAAGTGAGGGGGCTGTTGTCAAATTAAAAACGCCCAAAGGAGAAACTACTTATAAGATTCTTAAAATAAAATAG
- a CDS encoding rod shape-determining protein MreC, translating to MSAQRKKLQLAIIVLILLSLLLMWKPVRLFLDRHLVSANLFVSSLNGQYTWFYNLFHLIAFTNDYNNVKIQNKNLVVNYVQNNLAGLSHNSAEINGLEARILKSDITNTGNYFWINKGANDGLQVGMNVVGEINNALGVIDSVYSHSALVKNLLSPKTKISVVDLRSKSLGVATVNAQGKFYLDYLQLKSDVQINDILVSTADNREYLAGLIIGKVAQADTINQTYYLEPLMNLNDALMVKVLMQPSKN from the coding sequence ATGAGCGCCCAAAGAAAGAAATTACAACTAGCTATTATTGTTTTGATTTTATTGTCTCTGCTTTTGATGTGGAAACCGGTAAGACTATTTTTAGATAGGCATTTAGTAAGCGCTAATTTATTTGTTTCTTCCTTAAATGGCCAATATACTTGGTTTTACAATCTTTTCCATTTGATCGCTTTTACTAACGATTACAACAATGTAAAAATACAAAACAAGAATTTAGTGGTTAACTATGTCCAGAACAACCTGGCTGGTTTGTCTCATAACAGCGCCGAAATTAATGGATTGGAAGCGAGGATTCTGAAAAGCGATATTACCAATACTGGCAATTATTTCTGGATAAATAAAGGCGCCAATGACGGTCTGCAAGTAGGAATGAATGTGGTGGGCGAAATTAACAACGCTCTCGGGGTAATAGACAGCGTTTATTCCCATAGCGCCCTGGTGAAAAACCTTTTGAGTCCCAAAACCAAGATTAGTGTTGTAGACCTTCGGTCTAAATCTTTGGGAGTAGCCACCGTTAACGCGCAAGGGAAATTCTATTTGGATTATTTGCAACTAAAAAGCGATGTTCAAATTAATGATATTTTGGTCTCTACGGCAGACAATAGAGAATATTTAGCAGGGTTAATTATTGGCAAGGTAGCGCAGGCCGATACCATCAATCAAACTTATTATCTGGAGCCATTAATGAATTTAAACGACGCCTTGATGGTTAAGGTTCTTATGCAACCTAGCAAGAACTAA
- the serS gene encoding serine--tRNA ligase translates to MLDIKYIHNNQELLKQKLIDKGSDASLIDQVIEADDNRKELVTQIDNLRHQKSLIEEKMAQGQKEPADLEFLKNAKTSLKELEDKSSVADAEFLRIMRLIPNPPLDTVPVDPTGKKIFVLREVGDKPKFDFKPQDYVSLSEKLDLIDTERAAKTSGSRFGFIKNELALMEFALLQFVFQKLSTEGFIPLITPVMLKPKLMEGMGYVERGGEEIYYLPKDDLYLVGTAEQMVGPMHSDEVLDYNKFPLRYAAFSSCFRREAGSYGKDTKGILRVHQFDKIEMFVFTKPEEAAEEHQFLLRMEEELMQALKIPYRVLNICSGDLGDPAAAKFDTEAWLPGQNNGEGEYRETHSTSNCTDFQSRRLNIRYRDPQDQELHFAYTLNGTAFAIGRALIAIIENYQTAEGNIKVPEILQPYMGGMKEIVRKV, encoded by the coding sequence ATGCTGGATATAAAATACATTCACAATAACCAGGAGCTGCTTAAACAAAAACTTATTGATAAGGGCAGCGACGCTTCTCTTATAGACCAGGTTATAGAAGCGGATGACAATCGCAAAGAATTGGTTACCCAAATAGATAATTTAAGGCATCAGAAATCGCTCATAGAAGAGAAAATGGCTCAAGGTCAAAAAGAGCCAGCTGATTTGGAGTTCCTTAAAAATGCTAAAACTTCACTCAAAGAATTAGAGGATAAATCTTCTGTCGCGGATGCTGAGTTTTTAAGAATCATGAGACTTATTCCCAACCCCCCCTTGGATACAGTGCCAGTAGACCCTACGGGAAAGAAAATCTTTGTCTTAAGAGAAGTGGGCGATAAGCCTAAATTTGATTTTAAACCGCAAGATTATGTAAGTTTAAGCGAAAAACTAGATTTAATTGATACTGAAAGAGCCGCCAAAACCTCTGGCTCTCGCTTCGGCTTTATAAAGAATGAATTAGCTTTGATGGAATTCGCTCTTTTACAATTTGTTTTTCAAAAATTGTCTACAGAAGGATTTATTCCTTTGATTACTCCGGTTATGCTCAAACCCAAATTGATGGAAGGGATGGGATATGTCGAAAGAGGCGGGGAAGAAATCTATTATTTGCCCAAAGACGATTTATATTTGGTAGGCACGGCCGAGCAAATGGTAGGTCCTATGCATAGCGATGAGGTCCTAGATTATAATAAATTTCCCTTGCGCTACGCGGCCTTTTCCTCTTGTTTTAGAAGAGAAGCAGGTTCTTACGGAAAAGATACTAAAGGCATCTTGAGGGTACACCAATTTGATAAGATTGAGATGTTTGTTTTTACTAAACCGGAAGAAGCAGCCGAGGAGCACCAATTTCTCTTACGCATGGAAGAGGAGCTGATGCAAGCGTTAAAAATCCCTTATAGGGTTTTAAACATTTGCAGCGGAGATTTAGGCGATCCGGCAGCAGCTAAATTTGATACTGAAGCCTGGTTGCCTGGTCAAAACAATGGGGAAGGCGAATATCGAGAAACGCACTCTACTTCTAATTGTACCGATTTTCAATCGCGTCGTTTGAATATTCGTTACCGTGACCCTCAAGACCAAGAATTGCATTTTGCCTATACTCTCAATGGCACCGCTTTTGCTATTGGCCGAGCGCTCATTGCTATTATAGAAAATTATCAAACAGCAGAGGGGAATATTAAAGTTCCAGAGATTTTACAACCTTATATGGGGGGTATGAAAGAAATTGTGCGCAAGGTTTAG
- the mrdA gene encoding penicillin-binding protein 2 encodes MFKRREKNYYQLEPEEILMDKMAANSTDVSDNFEHLEADISRKPILLLRFLVLGVCIVYGFLAFKSQVLKSSIFENLALGNATRYKIINAPRGIIYDRYGTKLADNIKSYSLMLMPADLPTDATAKSNLFTQVNTFFNLAKEDSWWDTKVVKSKSIDPIILKNNLSQEEIQKFEPISNNFPGFSIVPSWSRSYSGGEADATVLGYVGKITPKEVDEYSHYPLSDLVGKMGLEKSYENYLHGVSGKEYYQVDARQKTLQPIGEKKPQNGSDLVLTIDSELQNYLYTSLKESTINLGVKKAVGIAMNPKNGEVLAMVSLPSFDSNIFSQGGSASVIQSIFQDANHPMFNRAISGLYSPGSTIKPLMAMAVLNEKIIPPQDNIIDKGRVVIPNPYDPSKESVFRDWKLDGHGLVNLRKALAVSCNTYFYTVGGGYGSVTGLGKDRIKQYWQLFRLDKLTGIDLPGESTGVLADEALLSKTRPNDPVWHLGDTYNISIGQGDLQVTPLALLSYISAIAENGNFWQPHLVKQIKNGEDVIKTQDPQLTTKLNLPENYFHIVQDGMRAVVTEGSAVSLNNLGISLAGKTGTPQVSGGQKINALFVAYAPYEDPQIAVLVLFEGPKEGSAVAIPVVGKVLDWWNQNRYAKGL; translated from the coding sequence ATGTTTAAGCGGCGAGAGAAAAATTACTATCAGCTGGAACCGGAAGAAATTTTGATGGACAAAATGGCAGCTAATTCTACTGATGTTTCGGATAATTTTGAACACTTAGAGGCTGATATTAGTCGTAAACCTATTTTGTTGTTAAGGTTCTTAGTTTTGGGAGTTTGTATAGTGTATGGTTTTCTGGCTTTCAAAAGTCAAGTTTTGAAGTCTAGCATCTTTGAAAATTTGGCTTTAGGAAATGCCACTCGCTATAAAATAATCAATGCGCCTAGGGGGATAATTTATGACCGCTATGGCACCAAATTAGCTGATAACATTAAATCTTATAGTTTAATGCTTATGCCAGCAGATTTACCTACAGATGCTACGGCTAAATCAAATCTTTTTACCCAAGTCAATACCTTTTTCAATTTAGCTAAGGAAGACAGTTGGTGGGACACCAAGGTAGTAAAAAGTAAAAGCATTGACCCCATTATTTTAAAAAATAATTTAAGCCAGGAAGAAATACAAAAATTTGAGCCAATTTCTAACAATTTTCCTGGTTTTTCCATAGTACCCAGTTGGTCGCGCTCTTATTCTGGTGGTGAAGCTGATGCCACTGTTTTAGGTTATGTGGGGAAAATTACTCCCAAGGAAGTGGACGAATATAGCCATTATCCCTTATCAGATTTGGTAGGGAAAATGGGATTGGAAAAATCCTATGAGAATTATTTACATGGTGTTTCTGGCAAAGAATATTATCAAGTAGACGCTCGTCAAAAGACATTGCAGCCAATTGGAGAGAAAAAACCTCAAAATGGCTCTGATTTGGTTCTTACTATTGATAGCGAATTACAGAATTACTTGTATACGTCGCTTAAGGAGTCTACGATTAATTTGGGAGTTAAAAAAGCAGTCGGTATTGCCATGAATCCCAAAAATGGAGAAGTTTTAGCCATGGTAAGTTTGCCCAGTTTCGATAGCAATATTTTCAGCCAAGGCGGTAGTGCCAGTGTTATTCAAAGTATTTTTCAAGACGCTAATCATCCTATGTTTAATAGGGCAATTAGCGGCCTCTACTCTCCCGGTTCCACCATTAAGCCGCTGATGGCTATGGCTGTTTTGAATGAAAAAATTATTCCGCCCCAAGACAATATAATAGATAAGGGCAGAGTAGTAATTCCCAATCCCTACGACCCTAGTAAAGAAAGTGTATTTAGAGATTGGAAGTTAGATGGTCATGGATTAGTGAATTTAAGAAAAGCTTTAGCCGTTTCTTGCAATACTTATTTTTATACTGTTGGCGGTGGTTATGGCAGTGTTACTGGCTTAGGCAAAGATAGAATAAAGCAGTATTGGCAATTATTTAGACTGGATAAATTGACCGGGATTGATTTGCCGGGGGAAAGCACCGGTGTTTTAGCCGATGAGGCTTTGCTTAGTAAAACTCGCCCCAATGACCCGGTTTGGCATCTCGGTGATACTTATAATATCAGTATAGGCCAGGGAGATTTGCAGGTAACACCCTTGGCTTTATTGTCTTATATCTCAGCCATAGCCGAGAATGGTAATTTTTGGCAGCCGCATTTAGTGAAACAAATAAAAAATGGCGAAGACGTCATAAAAACCCAAGACCCTCAATTAACTACAAAATTAAATTTACCTGAAAATTATTTTCACATTGTTCAAGATGGAATGCGCGCAGTGGTAACTGAGGGTTCAGCGGTTTCCCTAAATAATTTAGGAATTTCTTTGGCAGGTAAAACGGGGACACCCCAAGTCTCTGGCGGACAAAAAATTAATGCCTTATTTGTCGCTTATGCTCCCTATGAAGACCCACAAATTGCGGTTCTTGTTTTGTTTGAAGGTCCTAAGGAGGGCTCAGCCGTAGCTATTCCTGTGGTGGGGAAAGTACTGGACTGGTGGAATCAAAACCGTTATGCCAAAGGTCTCTAA
- a CDS encoding rod shape-determining protein → MPKDSQPDSSVKKTSFFHWPENWFIDVAIDLGTTKTLIASKEGKIEIQESSVAAVNVKTGQILAIGNEAYLMLGKTPGHISAVRPLNGGVISDFEITEKMLKAFFSKLALQKSDGLNFLPFRRIRAVINIPCGGTEVEKKAVEDVGRNAGAHEVKLVESPIAIAIAAGVPVLEPGGNLVVNIGGGVTEAAVISLGGVVVFRSVRVAGDKLNSDIIQYVRDKFKMAIGEATAEEIKLAIGSAIETGTRQSMPIKGRDLTCGLPKEVKITDDDVRVAISGSLQTIIKSIKSTIESTPSELVADVMDKGIILAGGGSLLNGLDKLIAAETDLPVHLIEDPTLAVIKGMVRIINNRHGLDTVLIDINEADSKINY, encoded by the coding sequence ATGCCTAAAGATTCTCAGCCCGATTCTTCTGTCAAAAAAACTTCTTTTTTCCATTGGCCTGAAAATTGGTTCATAGACGTAGCCATAGATTTGGGCACCACCAAAACTCTCATTGCTTCAAAAGAGGGTAAAATAGAAATTCAAGAGTCTTCGGTTGCTGCCGTAAACGTAAAAACCGGTCAGATTCTTGCTATTGGCAACGAGGCTTACCTTATGTTGGGTAAAACTCCGGGACATATTTCTGCCGTCAGACCTTTAAATGGGGGAGTGATTTCTGACTTTGAGATTACCGAGAAAATGCTTAAAGCCTTTTTTAGCAAGTTAGCTTTGCAGAAAAGTGATGGTTTAAATTTTTTACCTTTCAGGAGAATCCGGGCCGTTATTAACATTCCTTGTGGAGGAACTGAAGTAGAAAAAAAGGCCGTAGAAGATGTGGGCCGAAATGCTGGTGCCCATGAAGTAAAATTGGTCGAATCGCCAATTGCTATAGCGATTGCGGCAGGTGTTCCTGTTTTAGAGCCAGGTGGTAATTTAGTGGTAAATATTGGCGGTGGCGTTACCGAAGCGGCAGTTATTTCGTTAGGAGGAGTGGTGGTATTTCGTAGCGTGAGAGTAGCCGGGGATAAATTAAATAGCGATATTATTCAATATGTTCGCGACAAATTCAAAATGGCTATTGGGGAAGCGACCGCTGAAGAGATAAAATTGGCTATTGGTTCCGCTATTGAAACCGGTACTCGTCAGAGTATGCCCATTAAAGGTAGAGATCTAACATGCGGCTTGCCCAAGGAAGTTAAAATTACCGATGATGATGTGAGAGTAGCTATTAGCGGTTCTTTACAGACTATTATAAAAAGCATCAAAAGTACGATAGAAAGCACCCCGTCCGAATTGGTGGCTGATGTTATGGATAAGGGCATTATCTTGGCTGGTGGGGGAAGCTTGCTTAATGGTTTAGATAAACTCATAGCAGCTGAAACAGATTTGCCGGTTCACTTGATAGAAGACCCCACTTTGGCGGTGATTAAGGGAATGGTGCGGATTATAAACAATCGGCACGGCTTAGATACTGTTTTGATAGATATTAACGAAGCAGACTCTAAAATAAATTATTAA
- a CDS encoding type IV secretion system DNA-binding domain-containing protein: MNILNLYFVSFAAIGLIIFLILFLQWRKKRSLAGAMEYRLLQVLMPKASPEEAAKKKPAEFISLFDQLLGSLANYKKPLFWEMAVPTDSDQIAFYVAVPQKDADLIIKQINGFFPDAEIEVSKDYTIFQENGITVGAVLTLREDYAIPLRSYQELENDPLNSLSNALERVALGKEGAAIQLVTSPASAASSKYVQSVLQLLREGKTLKDAKGESVGQILAKSILDNRSAEQIEKDKQEKEKNKVIDQGLIETVQKKLNRPLLTANIRILASAETSLRAEDIVDSLAAGFSQFMSANSNSFNITKWKNRERALKGLVYNFAFRLPDEKQAIILNSAELAGLWHFPLPCTDTPSIKWLKAKAIMAPNNLIKEGGIILGENVYRGAVTPVHLLDKDRGRHVYVIGQTGVGKTTLLKQMIIQDIEQGKGVCYIDPHGDDAEDILAHIPKERAQDVIVFNPADGEHPIGLNFLEINSNRPEEKNFVINELLSIIGKIYDLKTTGGPMFEQYFRNILLLLLSDPEAGYTLMEVVRVLTNPDFRHYLLLKCNDPLVKEFWIKEAEKAGGDFSLANMAPYINSKLSPFLSNELIKYIVGQSHSTIDFRDIMDNRKIFIVKLSKGLIGDINSQILGMIIVSRILMAAFARADMEESQRQDFNLYLDEFQNITTDSVATILSEARKYHLNLTIAHQYIGQLTENIRNAVFGNVGSLITYRVGPMDTEVLLKEFGPVVNAYDLVNLDNFKAYARLMVNNATTEPFSLNKTFKPKPGNLTLANLMKELSALKYGRPRTEIDLQMSDRMRMN, encoded by the coding sequence ATGAATATTCTTAATCTGTATTTTGTTTCTTTTGCTGCAATCGGATTAATCATTTTTCTGATTTTGTTTTTGCAATGGAGAAAAAAACGCTCATTAGCAGGCGCTATGGAGTATAGATTGTTGCAAGTTTTGATGCCCAAAGCTTCTCCTGAGGAGGCCGCTAAAAAGAAACCAGCTGAGTTTATTAGTCTTTTTGACCAGCTACTTGGGAGTTTGGCCAACTATAAAAAGCCCTTGTTTTGGGAAATGGCAGTACCTACCGATTCTGATCAAATTGCTTTTTATGTGGCTGTGCCCCAAAAGGATGCCGATTTAATAATAAAGCAAATTAACGGTTTCTTCCCAGACGCAGAGATAGAGGTATCTAAAGATTACACAATTTTTCAAGAGAACGGTATAACAGTAGGCGCGGTTTTAACTTTGCGCGAGGACTACGCTATCCCTTTGCGGTCATATCAAGAATTAGAAAATGACCCATTGAACTCTCTCAGTAACGCTTTGGAAAGAGTGGCTCTTGGTAAAGAGGGAGCCGCTATCCAATTGGTAACTAGTCCGGCAAGTGCTGCTTCGTCAAAGTATGTGCAAAGCGTCTTACAATTATTAAGAGAGGGAAAAACTCTCAAAGATGCTAAAGGAGAAAGCGTCGGTCAAATTTTGGCTAAGTCCATTTTGGATAACCGGAGCGCAGAACAAATAGAAAAAGATAAACAAGAAAAAGAAAAGAATAAAGTTATCGATCAAGGTCTTATAGAAACAGTCCAGAAAAAACTAAATCGGCCGCTATTGACTGCCAATATAAGAATTTTAGCTTCAGCAGAAACCTCTCTCAGGGCTGAAGATATTGTTGATAGTTTAGCAGCGGGCTTTTCTCAATTTATGTCAGCTAATAGCAATAGTTTCAACATCACTAAATGGAAAAATCGTGAGAGAGCTTTAAAGGGATTAGTTTATAATTTTGCTTTTAGGTTGCCAGACGAAAAACAGGCAATAATTCTTAACTCTGCAGAATTAGCCGGTCTTTGGCATTTTCCTTTACCTTGTACTGACACTCCAAGTATAAAATGGCTTAAGGCCAAAGCTATTATGGCCCCAAATAATTTAATTAAAGAAGGGGGGATTATTCTCGGAGAGAATGTCTATCGGGGAGCGGTTACTCCAGTACATTTGCTTGATAAGGATAGGGGCAGACATGTTTATGTTATTGGACAAACCGGCGTAGGTAAAACTACGCTACTCAAGCAGATGATCATCCAAGACATTGAGCAGGGGAAAGGTGTTTGTTATATTGACCCACACGGTGATGATGCAGAAGATATTTTGGCCCATATTCCTAAAGAACGAGCTCAAGATGTAATTGTCTTTAATCCAGCTGACGGCGAACATCCTATTGGTTTGAATTTTTTAGAAATTAATTCTAATCGGCCAGAGGAGAAAAATTTTGTCATTAACGAGCTTTTAAGTATTATTGGAAAGATTTACGATCTTAAAACCACGGGCGGGCCTATGTTTGAACAATATTTTAGAAACATCCTTCTTCTGCTTTTAAGCGACCCCGAAGCTGGTTATACACTAATGGAAGTGGTGAGAGTGTTAACTAATCCTGACTTTAGACATTATCTTCTTTTGAAATGCAATGACCCCTTAGTCAAAGAATTTTGGATCAAGGAAGCTGAAAAAGCCGGTGGAGATTTTTCCCTAGCCAATATGGCTCCATATATTAATTCTAAACTGAGTCCCTTTCTCTCGAACGAATTAATAAAATATATTGTGGGACAATCACACTCGACAATAGATTTCAGGGATATTATGGATAATCGTAAAATCTTTATCGTTAAATTGTCCAAAGGACTAATAGGAGATATTAACAGCCAGATTTTAGGTATGATTATAGTGAGTCGTATTCTGATGGCTGCCTTTGCCAGAGCCGATATGGAAGAATCACAAAGGCAGGATTTCAATCTTTATTTAGATGAATTTCAAAATATTACCACCGATAGCGTTGCCACCATCTTGTCTGAGGCTCGGAAATATCATCTCAATTTAACTATTGCCCATCAATATATAGGGCAATTAACGGAAAATATTCGCAATGCTGTTTTTGGCAATGTAGGCAGCTTAATTACCTACAGAGTCGGCCCTATGGATACAGAAGTTCTTCTCAAGGAGTTTGGTCCCGTGGTCAACGCTTATGATTTAGTCAACTTGGACAACTTTAAAGCTTATGCTCGCCTCATGGTTAATAATGCCACTACGGAGCCCTTTAGTCTGAATAAAACCTTTAAACCAAAGCCAGGAAATTTGACCCTGGCAAACCTAATGAAAGAACTCTCAGCTCTTAAATATGGGCGACCCAGAACAGAAATAGATTTGCAGATGTCAGACCGTATGCGTATGAATTAA